A single genomic interval of Bacillus smithii harbors:
- a CDS encoding CxxH/CxxC protein produces MIYCCEEHVELALEIAIDEHGTAPNMEKLPEEQQLSTTCEYCQNRAIYVVAN; encoded by the coding sequence ATGATTTATTGTTGTGAAGAACATGTGGAATTGGCATTAGAAATTGCCATTGACGAGCATGGAACGGCTCCGAACATGGAGAAACTGCCGGAGGAGCAACAATTGTCAACAACCTGTGAATATTGTCAAAACCGGGCGATATATGTTGTGGCAAACTAA
- a CDS encoding lactate permease LctP family transporter, producing the protein MSVWEQLYNPLNNIWLSAAIAAIPIILFIVMLVFIKLKGYVAGGLSVLAAGAVALFVYKMPAAMVAASAVYGVLAGIWPVASIVLAAIFLYKITVKTGQFTIIKNSISSVTEDQRIQVLLVAFSFGAFLEGAAGFGAPVAITAAILVGLGFRPLYAAGLCLIANIAGGAYGAMGIPVTIPALLTGLNGLSVARYTALVLPLVSFMIAFLLIFIVDGVKGIRQTFPAILVSGGSFSLTQAFVLYFLGAELADIFSAIVSLLALILLLRVWKPKEIYQVKRSENNSETATEETEATEAMEAKEVYPINKIIFAWLPFILLTVFVTLFNLSFIKKLFEAGGPLNKLVLLFPIPGLNNLVIRHAPVVPEKSPYPAVFKLDLFSSTTTAIVLAIIFTLLILHCDWKLIKETAVETGKELISPILTICSVLAFAYICMYSGMSSTLGLAFASSGKIFPLFSPILGWLGVFLTGSVVNSGSLFAPLQSVTATQIGIPPETMVAVNVMGGTMAKMISPQSIAVAAAAVGLVGKDNELFKFTIKYSLVLLILIGFISWFIF; encoded by the coding sequence ATGAGTGTATGGGAGCAATTATATAATCCATTGAACAACATTTGGTTGTCAGCTGCTATAGCAGCCATTCCAATCATCCTTTTTATTGTTATGTTAGTCTTTATTAAGTTAAAAGGATATGTCGCAGGTGGCTTAAGCGTTCTAGCAGCAGGAGCTGTGGCTCTTTTCGTCTATAAAATGCCGGCTGCTATGGTTGCCGCATCTGCCGTATACGGTGTTCTTGCCGGGATATGGCCGGTGGCATCCATTGTATTAGCTGCTATCTTTTTATATAAAATAACGGTAAAAACGGGACAATTTACGATTATCAAGAATAGTATTTCATCTGTAACGGAAGACCAGCGAATTCAAGTGTTGCTTGTAGCTTTTTCATTTGGAGCCTTTTTGGAAGGAGCTGCAGGGTTTGGAGCGCCCGTAGCCATCACTGCTGCGATTCTTGTTGGTCTTGGATTTCGTCCTTTGTATGCCGCAGGACTTTGCTTGATAGCCAATATTGCAGGCGGGGCTTACGGTGCAATGGGAATACCGGTAACCATCCCTGCACTGCTTACCGGTTTAAATGGCCTTTCTGTTGCAAGATACACTGCTTTGGTTCTGCCTTTGGTGAGCTTTATGATTGCCTTTTTGCTTATCTTCATTGTGGATGGCGTTAAAGGAATACGCCAAACTTTCCCTGCCATACTGGTAAGCGGTGGCTCATTCAGTCTTACACAGGCTTTCGTATTGTATTTCTTGGGAGCTGAACTGGCAGATATTTTTTCTGCGATTGTTAGTTTACTTGCACTCATTCTTTTGTTAAGAGTATGGAAACCAAAAGAAATCTATCAGGTGAAACGCTCTGAAAACAACTCGGAAACAGCAACAGAAGAGACGGAAGCAACAGAAGCAATGGAAGCAAAGGAAGTATATCCTATTAATAAAATTATATTTGCCTGGCTGCCATTCATATTATTAACTGTATTCGTAACGTTGTTTAATCTATCTTTCATAAAAAAATTGTTTGAAGCGGGCGGTCCGTTGAATAAACTTGTTCTTCTTTTTCCGATTCCTGGGCTAAATAACCTAGTGATTCGGCATGCGCCGGTGGTGCCTGAAAAGAGCCCGTATCCTGCTGTTTTTAAACTTGATTTATTCTCATCTACAACGACAGCTATTGTATTAGCGATCATTTTTACTTTGCTGATACTACACTGCGATTGGAAGTTGATAAAAGAAACGGCTGTCGAAACAGGAAAGGAACTCATTTCACCTATATTAACCATTTGCAGTGTACTGGCATTCGCCTATATTTGTATGTATTCAGGCATGTCATCGACGCTTGGTCTTGCTTTTGCTTCTAGCGGAAAGATTTTCCCGCTATTTTCACCCATTCTTGGTTGGCTAGGGGTATTTTTAACCGGTTCTGTCGTGAATAGTGGATCATTATTTGCTCCTCTTCAATCTGTAACGGCAACACAAATCGGAATTCCGCCGGAAACAATGGTTGCTGTTAACGTCATGGGGGGAACAATGGCGAAAATGATTTCTCCGCAGTCTATCGCTGTGGCTGCTGCGGCTGTAGGACTGGTAGGAAAAGACAACGAATTGTTCAAGTTTACAATAAAGTACAGTTTAGTTTTACTGATTTTAATTGGTTTCATTAGCTGGTTTATTTTCTAA
- the yycF gene encoding response regulator YycF: MQKKILVVDDEKPIADILEFNLKKEGYEVHCAYDGETAMQMVEDIQPDMILLDIMLPGRDGIEVCREVRKKYEMPIIMLTAKDSEIDKVLGLELGADDYVTKPFSTRELLARVKANLRRHQNVSTQSNEEENNSEITIGPLVIHPDAYVVSKRGETIELTHREFELLHYLAKHIGQVMTREHLLQTVWGYDYYGDVRTVDVTIRRLREKIEDNPSHPTWIVTRRGVGYYLRTPDQE; the protein is encoded by the coding sequence ATGCAAAAGAAAATTCTTGTTGTAGACGATGAAAAACCGATTGCAGATATATTGGAGTTTAATTTAAAAAAAGAAGGTTATGAAGTACATTGTGCTTATGATGGGGAAACAGCCATGCAAATGGTGGAGGATATCCAACCAGATATGATATTGCTTGATATTATGCTTCCGGGACGAGACGGCATAGAAGTTTGCCGGGAAGTGCGGAAAAAATACGAAATGCCGATAATCATGTTGACGGCAAAGGATTCTGAGATTGACAAAGTTCTCGGTTTGGAATTGGGAGCCGATGACTATGTGACAAAACCGTTCAGTACACGGGAATTATTAGCTCGTGTAAAAGCAAATCTGCGTCGCCATCAAAATGTGTCGACACAATCAAATGAAGAAGAGAATAACAGTGAGATTACGATTGGACCATTAGTCATTCATCCTGATGCATATGTCGTTTCAAAACGTGGAGAAACCATTGAATTGACACATCGCGAGTTTGAACTGCTCCATTATTTGGCAAAACATATCGGCCAAGTTATGACCCGAGAGCATTTGCTTCAAACGGTTTGGGGATACGATTATTACGGGGATGTTCGGACAGTAGACGTCACCATCCGACGCTTGCGTGAAAAAATTGAAGATAATCCAAGCCATCCGACATGGATTGTAACACGTCGTGGAGTAGGTTATTATTTGCGTACTCCGGATCAGGAGTAG
- the walK gene encoding cell wall metabolism sensor histidine kinase WalK, whose translation MKKVGFFRSIRVKFVVIYVLLILFATQVIGVYFVRELETKLVTNFKNSLKERVNLLEYNLREEMLKDRNENSATLEKDIRKILGDFAASDVSEVRVIDNHNRIIGTSDPNNQGIVGQRTTELAVKRTLAVGSEEDKIYLDQQTHNRIWVYTSPIVSNKEVIGAVYLVAKIENVFKQMNEINQIFISGTIIALLITAFLGILIANTITKPITEMRRQALAMGKGNFSRKVKVYGNDEIGQLAITFNNMTKRLQEAQASTESERRKLSSVLSYMTDGVIATDRRGRVILINKPATEMLNVSRETVMSESIVTLLHLEGQYEFEDLLNMKDSINLDFSTKDRPYILRANFSILQKETGFLNGLIVVLHDITEQEEIEMERKEFVANVSHELRTPLTTMRSYLEALADGAWKDPEIAPRFLEVAQNETERMIRLVNDLLQLSKMDNTDFKLEKEELDFVKFFHRIIDRFEMTKEQHVVFERKLPNYPLYVEFDPDKLTQVLDNIISNALKYSPEGGQITFKAEEKNHYIEVSIKDQGMGIPKKNLDKIFERFYRVDKARSRKMGGTGLGLAIAKQLITAHGGKIWATSVEGKGTTIYLTLPYEPSEEEDWS comes from the coding sequence ATGAAAAAAGTTGGTTTTTTTCGCTCAATCCGGGTCAAATTTGTTGTGATCTATGTCCTCTTGATTTTGTTTGCCACGCAGGTGATCGGGGTTTATTTTGTCCGTGAACTGGAAACAAAACTTGTCACCAATTTTAAAAACTCATTGAAAGAACGAGTCAACTTACTAGAGTATAATTTGCGCGAAGAAATGCTCAAAGACCGGAATGAAAATTCGGCGACATTAGAAAAAGACATTCGCAAAATTTTGGGGGATTTTGCAGCTTCTGACGTGTCAGAAGTGCGAGTGATTGATAACCACAATCGGATTATCGGGACTTCTGATCCTAACAACCAAGGAATTGTCGGACAAAGAACAACAGAGCTGGCGGTCAAGAGAACGCTTGCTGTCGGTTCGGAAGAAGACAAGATATATTTGGATCAGCAGACCCACAACCGCATTTGGGTGTATACTTCCCCCATTGTCTCCAATAAAGAGGTAATCGGGGCCGTCTATCTGGTTGCCAAAATTGAAAATGTCTTTAAACAAATGAATGAAATTAATCAAATCTTTATATCAGGAACCATCATTGCTTTATTGATAACTGCTTTTCTCGGTATTTTGATTGCCAATACGATTACAAAACCGATTACTGAAATGAGGCGGCAGGCCCTTGCAATGGGAAAAGGGAATTTTTCGAGAAAAGTAAAAGTATATGGCAATGATGAAATCGGTCAGCTAGCGATAACGTTTAATAATATGACAAAACGTTTGCAAGAAGCCCAAGCTTCCACTGAAAGCGAGAGAAGAAAATTATCTTCCGTATTATCTTATATGACAGACGGCGTCATTGCGACCGACAGAAGAGGGCGCGTTATTTTAATCAACAAGCCGGCTACTGAAATGTTGAATGTTTCACGTGAAACAGTAATGTCCGAATCGATTGTCACTCTGCTTCATTTAGAGGGCCAATATGAATTCGAGGACTTGCTGAATATGAAAGATTCCATTAATCTCGATTTCAGCACGAAAGATCGCCCTTATATTTTAAGAGCCAATTTTTCGATTTTACAAAAAGAAACCGGGTTTTTAAACGGACTGATTGTCGTTCTGCATGATATTACAGAACAAGAAGAAATCGAAATGGAACGTAAAGAGTTTGTCGCCAATGTGTCCCATGAACTGAGGACTCCATTAACCACGATGCGAAGCTATTTAGAAGCGCTGGCAGATGGAGCGTGGAAAGATCCGGAAATTGCACCGCGGTTTTTAGAAGTCGCGCAAAATGAAACAGAACGAATGATTCGTCTTGTCAATGATCTTCTTCAGCTTTCCAAAATGGACAACACCGATTTCAAACTGGAAAAAGAAGAATTAGATTTTGTGAAGTTTTTCCATAGAATTATTGATCGTTTTGAAATGACGAAAGAGCAGCATGTCGTTTTTGAAAGAAAACTTCCAAACTATCCGTTATATGTCGAGTTTGATCCGGACAAACTGACTCAAGTTCTGGACAACATTATTTCCAACGCCTTGAAATATTCTCCGGAAGGCGGTCAAATTACTTTCAAGGCGGAAGAAAAGAATCATTATATTGAGGTCAGCATTAAAGACCAAGGAATGGGTATACCGAAAAAGAACTTGGATAAGATTTTTGAGCGTTTTTACCGGGTGGATAAAGCACGTTCTCGTAAAATGGGAGGAACAGGACTGGGACTGGCAATCGCTAAACAGTTGATCACTGCTCATGGCGGAAAAATTTGGGCGACCAGTGTGGAAGGAAAAGGTACGACTATTTATTTGACGTTGCCATATGAACCATCAGAAGAGGAAGATTGGTCATGA
- the dnaB gene encoding replicative DNA helicase translates to MSDLLMDRIPPQNIEAEQAVLGAIFLEPSALITASEILSPTDFYRSANQKIFSVMLKLSDEGKAVDVITVTEELAASNNLEDVGGVAYLTELAGSVPTAANIEYYAKIVEEKSLLRRLIRTATEIAQEGYTREDDVDDLLNDAEKRIMEVAQRKNTSGFHNIKDVLVRTYDNIEMLHNRKGDVTGIPTGFAELDRMTAGFQRSDLIIVAARPSVGKTAFALNIAQNVATKTDENVAIFSLEMGAEQLVMRMLCAEGNINAQNLRTGTLTEEDWRKLTMAMGSLSNAGIFIDDTPGIRINEIRAKCRRLKQEHGLGMIVIDYLQLIQGSGRSGENRQQEVSEISRSLKALARELEVPVIALSQLSRGVEQRQDKRPMMSDIRESGAIEQDADIVAFLYRDDYYDKESENKNIIEIIIAKQRNGPVGTVQLAFIKEYNKFVNLERRYDEASIPPGA, encoded by the coding sequence ATGAGTGATCTATTGATGGATAGAATTCCACCGCAAAATATAGAAGCGGAACAAGCCGTTTTAGGGGCTATATTTTTAGAACCTTCTGCTTTGATCACCGCGTCGGAGATTTTAAGTCCTACTGATTTTTACCGAAGCGCCAACCAAAAAATTTTCAGTGTGATGCTGAAGTTAAGTGATGAAGGAAAAGCGGTGGATGTGATTACCGTTACAGAAGAATTGGCTGCTTCCAACAATTTGGAGGATGTCGGCGGGGTAGCGTATTTGACGGAACTTGCCGGAAGCGTACCGACAGCCGCCAATATTGAATATTACGCTAAAATTGTTGAAGAAAAATCGTTATTGAGAAGGTTAATTCGAACAGCGACAGAGATTGCCCAAGAAGGCTACACACGAGAAGACGATGTTGACGATCTGTTAAACGATGCGGAAAAAAGAATTATGGAAGTTGCCCAGAGAAAAAATACTTCTGGGTTTCACAATATAAAAGACGTACTCGTCCGGACGTATGACAATATTGAGATGCTTCATAATCGCAAAGGTGATGTAACCGGAATTCCGACTGGATTCGCTGAATTGGATCGGATGACCGCGGGATTCCAGCGCAGCGATTTAATTATTGTCGCCGCCCGTCCATCTGTCGGGAAAACGGCTTTTGCACTCAATATTGCCCAAAATGTCGCTACAAAGACCGATGAAAATGTAGCCATTTTCAGTTTGGAAATGGGGGCTGAGCAGCTCGTCATGCGGATGTTGTGTGCGGAAGGGAATATCAATGCCCAAAACTTGCGGACAGGGACTTTGACGGAAGAAGATTGGCGAAAATTAACGATGGCAATGGGAAGCTTGTCCAATGCCGGCATTTTTATAGACGATACACCGGGCATTCGCATCAACGAAATTAGGGCCAAGTGTCGCCGTTTAAAACAAGAACATGGACTTGGCATGATCGTCATTGATTATTTGCAGCTGATTCAAGGCAGCGGACGCTCTGGAGAAAACCGCCAGCAAGAAGTGTCGGAAATCTCCCGATCGTTAAAAGCGTTGGCAAGAGAATTGGAAGTCCCTGTCATTGCTTTATCTCAGCTGTCTCGTGGAGTGGAACAGCGCCAGGATAAACGGCCGATGATGTCGGATATCCGTGAATCGGGAGCTATAGAGCAAGATGCCGATATTGTAGCTTTTTTGTATCGGGATGATTATTATGATAAAGAATCTGAGAATAAGAACATTATTGAAATCATCATTGCAAAGCAAAGAAACGGTCCTGTCGGCACTGTTCAACTGGCTTTTATAAAAGAATACAATAAATTTGTCAATTTGGAACGGCGGTATGATGAAGCTTCCATTCCGCCGGGAGCATAA
- a CDS encoding MBL fold metallo-hydrolase, with protein MAIQFSVLASGSTGNAIYVETDKHSFLVDAGLSGKQMEGLFSKIGRNIRDLTGILVTHEHSDHIKGLGVLARKYQLPIYANEKTWRAMEGLVGEIPTDQKFVFEMESVQTFGDCDIESFGVSHDAAEPMFYIFHHEGKKLALITDTGYVSDRMKGTIRNADVFVFESNHDVEMLRMGKYPWNIKRRILSDVGHVSNEDAALAMSEVIGDRTKQIYLAHLSQDNNMKELARMSVSQTLEQRGIVVGEQVRLMDTDPKIPTTLTAV; from the coding sequence ATGGCCATTCAATTTAGTGTACTTGCCAGCGGAAGCACTGGAAATGCCATTTACGTAGAAACAGATAAGCATTCGTTTTTAGTCGATGCAGGTTTAAGCGGAAAGCAAATGGAAGGATTATTTTCGAAAATAGGCCGCAATATTCGCGATTTGACCGGTATTTTGGTCACGCATGAACACAGCGACCATATTAAAGGCTTGGGAGTGCTGGCCCGCAAATACCAGCTTCCGATTTATGCGAATGAAAAAACATGGAGAGCGATGGAAGGGCTGGTCGGGGAAATCCCTACTGACCAAAAATTTGTGTTTGAAATGGAATCGGTTCAGACATTCGGAGACTGCGACATTGAGTCTTTTGGGGTATCCCACGACGCAGCGGAGCCGATGTTTTATATTTTCCATCATGAAGGAAAAAAACTAGCTTTAATTACCGATACCGGATATGTAAGCGACCGCATGAAAGGAACGATCCGGAATGCCGATGTGTTTGTTTTTGAAAGCAATCATGATGTGGAAATGCTGCGGATGGGGAAATATCCTTGGAACATTAAACGGAGAATTTTGAGCGATGTGGGACACGTATCCAACGAAGACGCCGCTTTGGCTATGAGTGAAGTCATCGGCGATCGGACAAAACAAATCTATCTTGCTCACCTCAGTCAAGACAATAACATGAAAGAACTGGCAAGAATGAGCGTTTCTCAAACACTGGAACAGCGCGGGATCGTTGTTGGAGAGCAAGTGAGGCTGATGGATACCGATCCTAAAATCCCGACGACTTTGACGGCAGTATAA
- a CDS encoding two-component system regulatory protein YycI translates to MDWSKTKTIFIFVFFILDIFLLTVFLNKHSASQFDIIEESSIQDKLKNDDIKYDKLPGEVGKTPLITAKAKTFTKKEVAGLNKQKAALTSDQTMIVSHLDKSIPLDKDWKENLKKFVKEEVLYGDHYEYWGYDKDQNQIIFSQVFKGNKLFKNGSGQILFEVNNNNEIDSYEQTMLEEIEENNKESVLPATQAVNNLYKNGMLKPNSTIKKAELGYYTLVQLTESQVLSPTWHFAIEHRGKVNHLFVNAFDGSIQQTDKE, encoded by the coding sequence GTGGATTGGAGTAAAACGAAAACCATTTTTATTTTTGTTTTTTTCATACTCGATATTTTTTTGCTGACGGTTTTTTTGAACAAACATTCGGCCAGCCAATTTGATATTATCGAAGAATCGTCTATTCAAGACAAACTAAAAAACGATGATATTAAATACGATAAGCTGCCGGGCGAGGTGGGGAAAACTCCTCTGATTACTGCCAAAGCCAAAACATTTACCAAAAAAGAAGTAGCTGGATTGAATAAACAAAAAGCAGCGTTGACGAGCGATCAAACGATGATCGTTTCCCATTTGGATAAATCGATTCCTTTAGATAAAGATTGGAAGGAAAATCTAAAGAAGTTTGTAAAAGAAGAAGTGTTGTATGGAGATCATTATGAATATTGGGGTTACGACAAGGATCAAAACCAAATCATTTTTTCTCAAGTATTCAAAGGAAATAAGCTTTTTAAAAACGGCAGCGGGCAGATATTGTTTGAAGTAAATAACAACAATGAAATTGATTCTTATGAACAGACCATGCTGGAAGAAATCGAAGAAAATAATAAAGAAAGCGTCCTTCCGGCAACGCAAGCAGTCAATAATTTATATAAAAATGGAATGCTGAAGCCGAACAGTACGATTAAAAAAGCCGAACTCGGCTATTATACGTTGGTTCAGCTAACGGAATCTCAAGTTCTTTCCCCTACTTGGCATTTTGCCATCGAACATAGAGGAAAAGTGAACCATCTATTTGTCAACGCTTTTGATGGCTCTATTCAGCAAACAGATAAAGAATGA
- the rlmH gene encoding 23S rRNA (pseudouridine(1915)-N(3))-methyltransferase RlmH has product MNISIVTVGKLKEKYLKQGIEEYLKRLSAYAKVEIIEVADEKAPETLSESEMEQVKQKEGERILAKLHPDTHVIALAIEGKMYTSEQFSAHIDQLTTYGKSKIAFIIGGSLGLSSQVLKRADETLSFSKMTFPHQLMRLILLEQVYRAFRIMRGEPYHK; this is encoded by the coding sequence GTGAATATCTCAATTGTCACGGTCGGTAAATTAAAGGAAAAGTATTTAAAACAAGGAATCGAAGAATATTTAAAACGGCTGTCCGCTTATGCAAAAGTGGAAATCATCGAAGTAGCGGACGAGAAAGCTCCGGAAACATTAAGTGAATCGGAAATGGAGCAAGTCAAACAAAAAGAAGGCGAACGCATCTTGGCAAAACTTCATCCGGACACTCATGTCATCGCTCTTGCCATCGAGGGGAAAATGTACACATCGGAACAATTTTCTGCCCACATCGATCAGCTCACTACATACGGTAAAAGCAAAATCGCTTTTATCATCGGAGGCTCTCTTGGATTAAGCAGCCAAGTGCTAAAAAGAGCCGACGAAACCCTCTCCTTTTCTAAAATGACCTTCCCTCATCAGCTCATGCGCCTCATTTTACTCGAACAAGTGTATCGAGCATTTCGGATTATGAGAGGGGAACCGTACCATAAATAG
- a CDS encoding adenylosuccinate synthase, whose product MSSVVVVGTQWGDEGKGKITDFLSEHAEVVARYQGGNNAGHTVRVNGVTYKLHLIPSGIFYKEKICVIGNGVVIDPKALVEELNYLRDHGVSTENLRISDRAHVILPYHLKLDEVEEERKGANKIGTTKKGIGPAYMDKAARVGIRIADLLDREIFEEKLAHNLKEKNRLLERFYETEGFKLEDILDEYYEYGQQIKKYVCDTSVVLNDAIDEGRRVLFEGAQGVMLDIDQGTYPFVTSSNPVAGGVTIGSGVGPTKINHVVGVCKAYTSRVGDGPFPTELHDEIGDHIREVGREYGTTTGRPRRVGWFDSVVVRHARRVSGITDLSLNSIDVLTGLKTVKICTAYRYKDQILSHYPANLRVLSECEPVYEELPGWTEDITGCKTLDELPENARHYVERISQLTGIPLSLFSVGPDRSQTNVVRSVWSQN is encoded by the coding sequence ATGTCATCAGTAGTTGTGGTTGGAACCCAGTGGGGGGACGAAGGAAAAGGAAAAATAACGGACTTTTTGTCCGAGCATGCTGAAGTGGTTGCTCGCTACCAAGGAGGCAATAATGCCGGTCACACAGTCCGTGTGAATGGAGTGACATATAAACTTCATTTAATTCCCTCAGGGATTTTTTATAAAGAAAAAATATGCGTGATTGGAAACGGTGTGGTGATTGATCCCAAAGCGCTTGTTGAAGAGCTCAATTACTTGCGAGACCACGGTGTATCCACAGAAAATTTGCGTATTAGCGACCGGGCTCATGTGATCCTTCCTTATCATTTGAAGCTGGATGAAGTGGAAGAAGAGCGTAAAGGAGCCAACAAAATCGGTACGACGAAAAAAGGAATTGGCCCTGCTTACATGGATAAGGCGGCGCGAGTCGGCATTCGCATTGCGGATTTGCTGGATAGAGAAATATTTGAAGAAAAGCTTGCCCACAATTTAAAAGAAAAAAATCGTCTATTGGAACGTTTTTATGAAACAGAAGGCTTTAAATTGGAAGACATTTTAGATGAGTATTACGAATACGGACAGCAGATCAAAAAGTATGTGTGTGATACGTCCGTAGTATTAAACGATGCGATTGATGAAGGACGCCGTGTGCTTTTTGAAGGGGCTCAAGGAGTCATGCTCGATATCGACCAAGGTACATATCCGTTTGTGACATCTTCTAACCCGGTTGCTGGCGGTGTGACTATTGGATCTGGCGTAGGTCCGACTAAAATCAATCATGTTGTCGGTGTGTGCAAAGCCTATACATCCCGTGTTGGAGACGGTCCTTTTCCAACAGAACTGCATGATGAAATAGGCGACCATATTCGTGAAGTTGGCCGCGAGTATGGAACCACAACCGGCCGTCCGCGTCGTGTCGGCTGGTTTGATAGCGTAGTGGTACGTCATGCTCGCCGTGTCAGTGGCATAACGGATTTATCACTGAATTCGATCGATGTGCTGACAGGGTTAAAGACGGTAAAAATTTGCACTGCTTACCGGTATAAAGACCAAATATTGAGCCATTATCCTGCCAATTTGCGCGTGCTGTCAGAATGCGAACCTGTTTATGAAGAATTGCCAGGATGGACAGAAGATATTACCGGTTGTAAAACGTTGGATGAACTTCCGGAAAATGCTCGCCATTATGTGGAACGTATTTCGCAGTTGACCGGTATTCCTCTTTCCCTCTTTTCGGTCGGTCCAGATCGTTCGCAAACAAATGTGGTGCGCAGCGTCTGGTCGCAAAATTAA
- a CDS encoding YycH family regulatory protein has product MKKYEKIKSVILAVLVVASAILTWNIWTYQPDYETINNHYLYEVEISENRDASSLIKPVKIIFHKEGAHYGTVNERDIDTMMKELMKWKFYDFRNVSRYFNQKELQRLVNGNGRVDIEYSAQVPLKMYQNVLHFEDKKLPNGTFDHIILNDMNTAGSEATVYFVSVHNKAVYKTTIASSQLKEWKKIYLTKVNDKKEYSAYKFKTGTVYLPKEKTTMIRYKYIPDFIETEKFKDALFSDPHFVKKNVNSEGEEYTDGSSLMRVNYTNNMMFYVNPAQEAELGHISDLNDLMGKSIQFVNEHGGWTDKYRYFDSDLKESKIVYRLFVNGYPVFNENGMAEIQQYWGKEKIYKYERPYFTLNISLPSETVEITLPSAQEALDFISKQPDFNPDLLEDMEIGYQLIRSPQTPKILILEPAWYYKYGESWFPLTNKNSGGGNQSGLE; this is encoded by the coding sequence ATGAAGAAGTACGAAAAAATCAAATCCGTCATTTTAGCAGTGTTGGTGGTTGCCAGCGCGATTTTAACGTGGAACATATGGACGTATCAGCCGGATTATGAGACGATTAACAATCACTATTTATATGAAGTAGAGATCAGCGAAAATCGCGATGCTTCCAGTTTAATTAAACCTGTCAAGATCATCTTCCATAAAGAGGGTGCACATTACGGCACTGTGAATGAGCGAGATATCGATACCATGATGAAGGAATTGATGAAGTGGAAATTTTATGATTTCCGCAATGTATCTCGCTATTTCAACCAGAAGGAACTGCAAAGGCTGGTCAATGGAAACGGCCGAGTGGATATTGAATATTCGGCACAAGTTCCGCTCAAAATGTATCAAAATGTACTGCACTTTGAAGATAAGAAATTGCCCAACGGCACTTTTGATCATATTATTTTGAACGATATGAACACGGCTGGAAGTGAGGCAACGGTCTATTTCGTATCTGTTCATAACAAAGCTGTTTATAAAACCACAATCGCTTCCAGTCAACTGAAAGAATGGAAAAAAATTTATCTAACCAAAGTCAATGACAAGAAGGAATACAGCGCCTATAAGTTTAAAACCGGCACCGTTTACTTGCCGAAAGAAAAAACAACGATGATTCGTTATAAATATATTCCCGATTTTATAGAAACCGAAAAATTTAAAGATGCCCTCTTTAGCGATCCCCATTTTGTGAAAAAGAATGTCAATTCCGAAGGGGAAGAATATACGGATGGTTCGAGTTTGATGAGGGTCAATTACACCAATAATATGATGTTTTATGTCAACCCTGCCCAGGAAGCGGAACTGGGCCATATATCCGATCTGAATGATTTAATGGGGAAAAGCATTCAATTTGTGAATGAACATGGCGGCTGGACAGATAAATATCGTTATTTTGACAGCGACTTGAAGGAGTCAAAGATTGTGTATCGGCTTTTCGTGAATGGGTATCCCGTTTTTAATGAAAATGGAATGGCGGAAATTCAGCAATATTGGGGAAAAGAGAAAATTTATAAATATGAGCGCCCTTACTTTACTCTTAATATTTCGCTGCCATCGGAAACTGTGGAAATCACGTTGCCGTCTGCTCAGGAGGCATTGGATTTTATTTCCAAACAGCCGGATTTTAATCCGGATTTACTGGAGGATATGGAAATTGGATACCAATTAATCCGTAGTCCACAAACCCCTAAAATATTGATCTTGGAGCCGGCTTGGTACTATAAGTACGGCGAGTCATGGTTCCCGCTCACGAATAAAAATTCGGGAGGAGGGAATCAAAGTGGATTGGAGTAA